A genomic window from Vitis riparia cultivar Riparia Gloire de Montpellier isolate 1030 chromosome 16, EGFV_Vit.rip_1.0, whole genome shotgun sequence includes:
- the LOC117933267 gene encoding uncharacterized protein LOC117933267 — protein MEQCKNLHYLVEELIKVGHLKQYVHAPNGRDEKGAIERAPPSPTTPRAIINYIHGGLVDDKYYSQKRRRRLVHAVSIKKRVHTIQCTFTDDSVRPIDRPITFSPINSNWVILSHEGALVLTLVVNDFDVHRILVDPGSSADLLQMSVYRQIRYFPSALENPGRIFTDFNGASIVSLDNIIIPV, from the coding sequence ATGGAGCAATGCAAAAACCTGCACTACCTGGTAGAAGAGCTCATTAAAGTCGGACACCTAAAGCAATATGTCCATGCCCCCAATGGACGAGACGAAAAAGGAGCAATTGAACGGGCCCCTCCGTCTCCTACAACACCTAGAGCAATCATCAATTATATACATGGAGGGCTCGTAGATGACAAGTACTACTCCCAAAAACGGAGGCGAAGGCTAGTTCATGCAGTTTCTATCAAAAAGAGAGTACATACCATTCAGTGCACGTTCACTGATGACAGTGTTCGACCGATAGACAGGCCCATTACCTTCTCTCCTATTAACTCCAACTGGGTAATCCTTTCGCACGAGGGTGCCTTGGTCCTAACACTTGTAGTTAATGACTTTGATGTGCATAGAATTCTAGTTGATCCAGGAAGCTCTGCCGACCTCCTGCAAATGTCAGTCTATAGGCAAATAAGGTATTTCCCATCTGCTTTAGAAAATCCTGGTCGCATTTTTACCGATTTCAATGGAGCGTCAATAGTCTCCTTGGACAATATCATCATTCCCGTCTAG